TATTCGCCATCCTGGCTACGGTGACCTATGCGGTTATCGAAGGCCCCCACGCGGGATGGGGCTCGACCACGATCATCGGCCTGTTCGCTATCGCCGTGTTTGCGCTGATCACGCTGCTTGTCTATGAGCCCCGGCGTCACGATCCGTTGATCGATGTTCGGTTCTTTCGCAGTGCGCCTTTCAGCAGCGCCACGGTGATCGCCGTTTGTAGCTTCTCGGCCTTCTCCGGCTTTCTGTTCCTCAACACCTTGTACCTGCAGGGCGTACGCGGCCTGTCGGCCTTCCAAACCGGGCTGTGCACGTTGCCGCTCGCGGCGGCGACGATTCTTTGCTCGCCACTCTCCGGGCGGCTGGTCGGTACCTATGGCACGCGGCCATCGCTGCTGGCCGCCGGTGTGGCGACCATCATCAGCGCGGTGATGATGACGCAGCTCACCGCGACGACGTCGCTGCTCTGGTTGTTGTTGACCTATGTCATCTTCGGGATTGGCTTCGGCATGGTGAACGCGCCGATCACCAACACAGCCGTGTCCGGCATGCCCAAGGCGCAGGCAGGCCTTGCTGCGGCGGTGGCCTCGACCAGCAGACAGGTCGGCGCCTCGCTGGGTGTCGCTCTCGCGGGCACCATCCTTGGCTCGCATATGCATGACGGGTTCGCGGAGGCATCGCATCCGTTCTGGTGGCTGATGACCGGCGGCGGCGCCACCATCGTGCTGTTGGCATGGTTGTCCAACACGGGGTGGGCGCGCGACACGACCCGTCATGCGGCGCATCTGATGGAAGAAGCACCCGCGGGAGCGCCGGCATGAGCCGACACCCCACCAGCGGGAGTGAAGCCGACCACCTCTGGCAGATGCTCGTAAGCCTAGTGTGGGAAACGCGTGGCGAGTGGCGCCGTCAGGTGAGCGAAGTCACCGGGCTGCCCTTCAGCCGGGTGCGCGTACTGCGGCGGCTGATCGACGCGCCGGTGACCTTGAAGCAGTTGGCTGACATGACCAGCAGCGACGCACCGGCCACCACGGTCGCGGTGAATGATCTGGAGGATCGCGGCTTGGTCCAGCGCCAACCGCATCCGGACAACCGACGAGCGAAGCTGGTGTCGCTCACTCCCGCGGGCCGGAAACTCATCGAACTCATGCACCGCACGGTGCGCGACGATGCGCCCGCCGCCGTCCAGCAGCTATCCGACACCGACCTCGCGCATCTCCGCCGCATACTAGAAAAGATACAGCGCCACGAGCCCTAGAACCGGCGCGCGGATCAGCGCCCGTGCATGTGCTCTTTCATCACCTCAAGACTCAGGCTGAGCGAGATATGCGATAGCTCGGTGGCGGCGGCTTCGGCAGAGGCCTTGGCTGCCTCAACGACGCGAGAGAACATCTCGCTCTCATAGTCCTTGACGGCGGACTTCCAATCGCGATGTTCGATCAAGTGCCGACCCAGTTCGGCGGCATCGAGCAATGCGGCGTTTACGCCTTCGCCGCCGAAAGGCGACATCACATGCGCGGCATCGCCCAAGAGCGTCACTCCTGCGCGATGCGCCCAGTGGTGGCCCACGGGCAACGCGTAGATCTGCCGCGGGACCATCATGTCGTTACTCGCACGAATCAGGTCGAGTAGTGGATTGGCCCAGCCATCGAACTCGGCAACAAGGCGCGCCCGCGCCGTTGCTGGTGAAGAGAAGTCGAAGTGCTTCGCAGCCCAGTCCGAAGGCACCCGAAAGATGGCGTAGCCCCGAAGATGGGCATGACCGTTGCGTTGAATGATGAGCGCACGCCCATCATTACCCTCGGCGCCGAGCTTGCCGCGACCCACGAGCAACGAAAGCTCGGGATGCCGGGTATCCACGTCATCAAGGCCGAACTCGATAAAGGTCAGGCCCGAGTACTGAGGCTCATAGCGCGACACCAGTGGACGCACCATCGACCAAGTGCCGTCCGCACCCACCACCAGATCGAACGTCTCGCTGCTGCCGTGCGCAAAAATGATGTCATAGGTTCCGTCGGCGTTCGGCTGTACCTGCGTGACCGCGTGATCCCACCGCACGGTGTTCGACGGGAGAGAGGCGAGCAGCATGTCTCTCAGCGCCGTGCGATCCACCTCTGGACGATCACCCGCGCTCGCATCGTCATCGGCCAACAGGATGTGGCCAGCCTTGTCGCATAGGCGGCTGCCCTGATCCTCGTAGCGAGCAATGGCTAGAAACTCGCGCTCAAGACCGGCGCGACGCAGGGCCAACTGGCCGGAATCGGCATGCAGGTCGAGCGTGCCGCCCTGCGGTCGAACCTTGGCATGAGTTTCACGTTCGAACACGGTGGACGCCATACCGCCCAAGGCGAGTATGCGAGCAAGGGCAAGACCACCCGGGCCCCCGCCGACAATGGCAATACGCAGCTGATCAGTCATCGACAACACCTGCCTCAGGATATACATTGGAACCTATATAACAATATAGGTAGCTATTCATATGTCAAGCGCTATGGATTGGAGCCTGTTCGGCAATCCCGCTCCACTCATCAACATGGCGTCGCGCAGCTTTGCCCGGCTTGGCGATCGTCAGATCAAGCCACTCGGCTTCGCCATCGGCCAGATGCCGGTGCTTTATATGCTGCGCGATGGTGGGGCGATGTCCCAGAAGCAGCTCGCAACGTTGGCGAAGATTGAGCAGCCCTCCATGGCACAGATGCTTTCGCGCATGGAGCGTGATGGATTGATTCAGCGCCAGCCTGATCCGCAGGATGGCCGAAGCAGCTTGGTCTCTTTGACCCGGCGCGCCTTATCCAAGGTCCCGAAGGTCCGAGAGGCGCTGGATAGCGGCAACAAGGACGCCTTCAGCGGATTCAGCAAGCACGAGATCGAACAGCTTGTCGATTTGCTGAAGCGCCTCAACACCAATCTCGATCGACTTGTCGCCGAGGAAAACGCCGCTGACTAGTGGCCTTGGATGGCGTCTTGCGTCACCCGATTTGACGATCGCATACGGATCGGCCTGGATACCTTCTGAATCCAACGGTCTGACTATGCCGCCAACATGCGTCGTGTCGGCCCTACGGACTTGCGGCAGTCAAACCATACTTGGCTGCGCGTGCCTCAATCTCCGCATCGAGCGTATGCGCGGCAGCGAGATCGGCGCGGCCTGCTTCCATCTGGCCACTGCGAATCTTTGCCAGGCCAAGGCCATAGCGCGACCAAGCGGAATCAGGGTGTTGGGCGACCGCCTTCTCGTATGCCTTGATCGACTCGGGATACTGACCCAGTCGCAACTCGACCAAGCCGAGACTGTCGAGATAGGCCGGATTTTCGCCGTCACGCTTTATGGCCTTGCGGCAATCCTTCAGCGCATCATCGAGCACCTGATTGCTCAGGCTTCGCGCCCAGCAGCGCTCATTGAGGGCGGTGCCGAGCATGGCATCGTCCT
This genomic window from Dyella terrae contains:
- a CDS encoding MarR family winged helix-turn-helix transcriptional regulator; its protein translation is MSRHPTSGSEADHLWQMLVSLVWETRGEWRRQVSEVTGLPFSRVRVLRRLIDAPVTLKQLADMTSSDAPATTVAVNDLEDRGLVQRQPHPDNRRAKLVSLTPAGRKLIELMHRTVRDDAPAAVQQLSDTDLAHLRRILEKIQRHEP
- a CDS encoding FAD-dependent oxidoreductase, which translates into the protein MTDQLRIAIVGGGPGGLALARILALGGMASTVFERETHAKVRPQGGTLDLHADSGQLALRRAGLEREFLAIARYEDQGSRLCDKAGHILLADDDASAGDRPEVDRTALRDMLLASLPSNTVRWDHAVTQVQPNADGTYDIIFAHGSSETFDLVVGADGTWSMVRPLVSRYEPQYSGLTFIEFGLDDVDTRHPELSLLVGRGKLGAEGNDGRALIIQRNGHAHLRGYAIFRVPSDWAAKHFDFSSPATARARLVAEFDGWANPLLDLIRASNDMMVPRQIYALPVGHHWAHRAGVTLLGDAAHVMSPFGGEGVNAALLDAAELGRHLIEHRDWKSAVKDYESEMFSRVVEAAKASAEAAATELSHISLSLSLEVMKEHMHGR
- a CDS encoding MFS transporter — protein: MNTTISPNGRATTHPNLILGICCLSLLMVAMDATIVNVALPAIRRDLGASISGLQWVIDAYTMVVASLLMLAGSMADRFGRRRVFQSGMALFMLGSLLCSLAPNIYGLAAFRVVQALGATMLNPVAMSIIANTFHEPKARARAIGIWGAVAGVSMALGPVIGGALTESVGWRSIFWVNLPVGAAAMLLAARYIPESRAPKPRRVDPIGQLLVFAILATVTYAVIEGPHAGWGSTTIIGLFAIAVFALITLLVYEPRRHDPLIDVRFFRSAPFSSATVIAVCSFSAFSGFLFLNTLYLQGVRGLSAFQTGLCTLPLAAATILCSPLSGRLVGTYGTRPSLLAAGVATIISAVMMTQLTATTSLLWLLLTYVIFGIGFGMVNAPITNTAVSGMPKAQAGLAAAVASTSRQVGASLGVALAGTILGSHMHDGFAEASHPFWWLMTGGGATIVLLAWLSNTGWARDTTRHAAHLMEEAPAGAPA
- a CDS encoding MarR family winged helix-turn-helix transcriptional regulator — translated: MSSAMDWSLFGNPAPLINMASRSFARLGDRQIKPLGFAIGQMPVLYMLRDGGAMSQKQLATLAKIEQPSMAQMLSRMERDGLIQRQPDPQDGRSSLVSLTRRALSKVPKVREALDSGNKDAFSGFSKHEIEQLVDLLKRLNTNLDRLVAEENAAD